In Mercenaria mercenaria strain notata chromosome 13, MADL_Memer_1, whole genome shotgun sequence, the DNA window TGAgtttataagaaatatttatgCTAAATACTATTCCGATCGCCATATCAGTCCGGCGGTTTCTTCTTTGGAAATGATCAGTGTTACTGAAAAGTGTTTGGTAACGAAACGTAGCAAGacgtattaaatatatttaagaattaaCATGACGTTCTGTTGGTTTTGAGTGtgactcactgcagacctggagcgcctgtaTAAAATACAGACCCGGTGTATATCGGATTCAAACAATCAGAACGAAAGGtatcttaaatgttatattttgtagtaccatggtgatacttatacctaacctttagtcagtatattatacatattatacactaaacgcgtgcggacatgcaataatttgcgcatttttgtcgcgcgctccaattgataatcactttcggacATGCGCATAAGACCGCTCCagctctgcaatgagcaacatcggtTGTTTTTGCTTTGAGCGCCCATATTGGACAAATCCAAACAAAACGGCTACCGTTATAGTTACCATAGAGTGTTATTGTGATAATAAGTGTTATTGTGATAATGCAATTTGCCGCAcatattcaaaaatgtaaaaaaagtgcCAAGAGTGTATGTTTACATCGGATAATTTACAAGAAAGTTATACAACAAATAACATACTTATTAGGCTGAATGTCCAAACACATACCTTTTTGTCATTCGCGATCTTGTTTGAACGTGCCGGTCCCTATCGACAAATAATCATGACAACGCGTAGAATAGgtattgtttgttttaagtttcaaaatacGAGAACAATTAGTGTTATTAAGTTGTAAATATATTCTCTTTCTAAGTTCATGAGAATATTTCTTTGCAACTTGATGTTGCACTGTGTTATTCTTAATACTCGGCATACCCGGCACACCGTTCCATCTATAGTGATGTACCAATCCAATAGAAGGATCAACGGTATAGTGAGATCCGTTCAAAGTCCAAACAAAATGAATACCCAACGTTTCAACGTTCTCAGTTTCTGCAATATATTTTGACCTTTCGAAGGTTTTAAATACGAATTTGTGTCTAAAAGTATTGGCCTGAGTTATTAAACCTCCTTCAATTTTCTCTTGGCTTTTGTTTCTAATAAAGATTACGTGTCGGAAAAGGTACACATTTTCAGAAGGAAGTCTGTGTAAAATATCGCTCCATGTCAAGTCTTCTTGCTTCTGTGGAATAATGAACTCATCAATGTCCATAACAGCAATGTATTTACTGTATCCTTTCGTTCTATAAAGACAATCATTCAGGGCTGCAAGCTGTCCACAATAATGCAATAAATAAGTCTTACAAAGGTATTTCGGTAACGGCCAGTTGATGATTGTAACGAATCCGTTAGATTGGTACGTTTGCAGACGTGTCATCACATCACTAGGACAACTGTGAACATATACATTAACTTTATCAACACTCAAGAGCATTGTCATTTCAAGCCATTCTAAAAGTTGCATGTTTTTTGTAAAGTTGTTATGCAAAGGTGACAAACACACAGTAAATTTTCGCTTTGTTGGAAATGTCGTTGGAATCACTTGTACAGGTAAAATGTTGTCATCGCTTCTAAAATCTTTGTTCTTTGAAATTGTTAATGTACTGGGAGGTTTATGTCCATTCAGTTGACATATTACATAGACTGCTTTATacctgaaatattttgttaaaaacgtGACAGTCTAACAACAAAATATATCTGattatatatatgataaattaCCATAAAATGGAGAAATTTTCATAGACAGTCTATATTCCTGTCATGTTACTTAAAGCACATACTAGTGCACTGTCAGCAATAATATCGTTGCCATATAACGACACAAGTCGTAAACATTCTAGCCACCTATAGAATTTTGATCTTAACTATTTACGTCTTTGTTTTCAGTCAATCTGTTAAATAAAGCTATCTAGAAAacacacgcctggtaaacaacagagctacctctttcaaaggtatacggtaaatcgctctgtcgtAACTTCCGAGCTAGTACATGTCTCGataaaagaacgtcaacaaaggtgagtgtcatcatattttttgtatttttacaagcattgAATCGAATaccaaaaatcggggaatggtaggcgatgtagatttgATTTAACTAGAACAGAGAACTTGAAGTTTGCTAATTTATTCACGATTCGTGGTCGTGGCGatgtttaccagcaagctgatttAGCGGCGAAAAAGGCCGTTTCGTCATGGTCACATGTTTGATTTTAACTGATATCAAGAaccaaaccgagtaggcgtgagatagcggtaaggtatacaatgtatttggaaATAACATTTGTACCGAAAATGGTTTGAGAGTAGaagtattcactttttattgtgagagacagctctgtcgtgaaggagatagttgtttaccaggcgtgaaaCAGTAAGTCCTATTTTGAAACAAAAGCTTTTTCCCATTACGTTTCGGAAACTTAATAAAATAAGAAGTAAGGAATGATTTCTAAAGCTTTTTAAAGCATCGGTATAACAAACATTAAACAACAAAAAGTGTATAATGCAGGCCAAAGCCTAACCAAAAGAATCAGAAGAAAGCCTTTCGGAAGACAACAGTTGTTCCATACATCTAATCATGCCATAGTGCCAAATGCCTTTGACCCGATAATGTAAAGGAATTCATAACTAAATTCAACAGGTTCTTATATTCTTTGATACCTGCCAAGaatgaaaagtttatttttaaacagcTATGCAAGTAATTATTGCGCATCTAAACTACACGTACTGTCTTTGTTTTAATCACTGATAAACTATGGGGGCGAGGTgcatgtttattgtttatttgaagAAGAGATTAGATCGTGTTAAGTAAGATTTTATTAGTATTTCGCACCTTCTTCATATCGTTGACAAGACAAAATCAGTTTTATGTATCATATATAGTACACcttctttattttgatattaagaAATATAGAATTTCTAGTACACAGGTTTAGCCGACAGTGCCCTTTACACATATCTAAATGCGTCTTCCAGTGTGTAAATAAGGTTTGATGAGACAGTAAAGAACACGTCTGAGAGTTTGTTCTGGCTATTTTCTGACCAGTATTTGTTACTTGGACTATAACTTTGACCAATTGTATGTTGATAGTAATATTGCTAAAAATGATGCTCTGGTAAAAAGTTGAACTAAAAGTTATTTTTACTTACTTTCGACCATGGTGATCCGGGATAACCATAATGTGTCctcttaaatatttatatgagGGCGATTTGTTGTTATATCTTAAAATGCAATATACTGCAGTAGCATTTTTAAGTGCAGACACACCAATCACTCGTATATGGCCTGctctgaaattaaaagaaaatgattatattgtttaaatactgTAGCCCAAAACATATAATGTCGTCATAATACAATTATTTAGATTCTTTAACTGTTTATCCTTGTGCCCATACgttttaaaagcaaaattatcATTCAAGGTAATATCTatagatgactttaaaatatATCGCCAGATATTCTAAACAGTCTGTGACTGGATTGAAAAGCTGTCAGTCTTTAATTCAAATATGTTTATAAATTGGTTATGCCAAGATATTTATGCTCTGATGAGTAC includes these proteins:
- the LOC123530191 gene encoding uncharacterized protein LOC123530191, which encodes MEKYNTETSIRFTMQKRLCSLVCSVFLVCICYQMKLFEFKGIQAIYDMDMVGETYFKEMFQRISNDTDTFVYSAYFDYRAGHIRVIGVSALKNATAVYCILRYNNKSPSYKYLRGHIMVIPDHHGRKYKAVYVICQLNGHKPPSTLTISKNKDFRSDDNILPVQVIPTTFPTKRKFTVCLSPLHNNFTKNMQLLEWLEMTMLLSVDKVNVYVHSCPSDVMTRLQTYQSNGFVTIINWPLPKYLCKTYLLHYCGQLAALNDCLYRTKGYSKYIAVMDIDEFIIPQKQEDLTWSDILHRLPSENVYLFRHVIFIRNKSQEKIEGGLITQANTFRHKFVFKTFERSKYIAETENVETLGIHFVWTLNGSHYTVDPSIGLVHHYRWNGVPGMPSIKNNTVQHQVAKKYSHELRKRIYLQLNNTNCSRILKLKTNNTYSTRCHDYLSIGTGTFKQDRE